In Mustelus asterias chromosome 16, sMusAst1.hap1.1, whole genome shotgun sequence, one DNA window encodes the following:
- the LOC144505312 gene encoding uncharacterized protein LOC144505312 codes for MGKASYKRDQRVTCLQLSMLPHDVFYLVLQELAEKFLEGQFALEVFLEQYSDQRKLAHLRRIRIEKLQEILSRARQPVTAAAMPTPPELLDEPRPSPSLPLRPPPPIPRPPDVQHPSAAYPQPLHLPYNPNPGMAGIPQQVMAPYPPAAPAPHVYVRPGQTPYAPYPVQGHFPSGRPPYLAYPMPGYSYSSSGPPPLPARPGCRQPQPGYHMSQPYSQ; via the coding sequence ATGGGCAAAGCCAGTTATAAACGTGATCAGAGGGTGACATGTTTACAGTTGTCAATGTTGCCACATGATGTTTTTTATTTGGTGTTGCAGGAGCTggcagagaagtttctggaaggcCAGTTTGCCTTGGAGGTGTTTCTGGAGCAGTACAGTGATCAGCGTAAACTGGCCCACCTCCGGCGCATCCGGATCGAGAAGCTGCAGGAAATACTAAGCCGGGCCCGGCAGCCCGTCACCGCTGCCGCGATGCCCACACCGCCTGAGCTCCTGGACGAGCCCCGGCCCAGCCCGAGCTTGCCCCTgcggcccccaccccccatcccccggcCTCCTGACGTCCAGCACCCCTCTGCCGCCTATCCCCAGCCCCTGCACCTGCCCTACAACCCCAACCCGGGCATGGCGGGCATCCCCCAGCAGGTCATGGCCCCCTACCCGCCTGCTGCCCCCGCCCCGCACGTATATGTGCGGCCTGGCCAGACTCCGTACGCTCCTTACCCTGTGCAGGGGCACTTCCCATCTGGCCGGCCTCCTTATCTAGCCTATCCCATGCCCGGTTATAGCTACAGCTCCTCAGGacctccccctctcccagccAGGCCTGGGTGCAGACAGCCACAGCCTGGTTACCATATGTCCCAGCCCTACTCGCAGTAA